A single region of the Liolophura sinensis isolate JHLJ2023 chromosome 9, CUHK_Ljap_v2, whole genome shotgun sequence genome encodes:
- the LOC135475837 gene encoding sarcoplasmic calcium-binding protein-like produces MAAIIFRQKKWRYWFKILDVNSDLLLTVDDWNKVADEFIEGHQLQGSAAVKARSAMLDWGTLVFGLGLDGVEEVTEELFVRTLAKFYQQNPKYAEEVVGEIYQKLIDISDQDKDGYITEQEFVIMNKAFGFDEASSKKLYQYIGPPEDARGIEKETMVDFWVEFVTGQDQNIFHRIVCLVDGLD; encoded by the coding sequence ATGGCAGCGATAATATTTCGGCAGAAAAAATGGAGGTACTGGTTTAAGATTCTGGATGTGAACAGTGATTTACTCCTCACAGTGGACGACTGGAATAAAGTGGCCGATGAATTTATCGAAGGGCACCAGCTTCAAGGATCGGCTGCTGTTAAGGCACGGTCTGCAATGTTGGATTGGGGGACGCTAGTGTTCGGGCTAGGGTTAGACGGTGTGGAAGAAGTCACAGAAGAGCTGTTCGTGCGCACGTTGGCTAAATTCTACCAGCAGAATCCCAAATACGCCGAGGAGGTCGTGGGCGAGATTTATCAGAAACTCATTGACATTTCTGATCAGGACAAAGACGGCTACATCACCGAGCAAGAATTCGTCATCATGAACAAGGCTTTTGGTTTCGACGAAGCGTCGTCTAAGAAGCTGTACCAGTATATCGGCCCACCGGAGGACGCCCGTGGTATTGAGAAGGAAACCATGGTAGATTTCTGGGTGGAATTCGTCACTGGTCAAGATCAAAACATTTTCCATCGAATAGTTTGTCTCGTTGACGGATTGGATTAA
- the LOC135475623 gene encoding sodium-dependent glucose transporter 1A-like yields the protein MAVTEVEYRLDKDISDSEMTECELATIDGTGNATKSERKNGPKADRRRFLLKLMMTSFSYYPHSCCGLLLGSGGPAFLDLIQITNSNVEEGSIFFTAQYLGILVMGTVVGTLYDRFKAEPLMFASICMTAGINIAIPYCSSSMWLMAVVNGLKGATMGIIFTGCGVIVVRVWGKKDGGPYMQALHFAYSVGGVIAPFIMRPFLAPRYEVALNNQTYNETLKVLPHVSGERKTVNNVTMVNYFGDTHVQNGFLIIGLITLTSAFPFLIMILRRYHVTPHYYDQDLAAPAETEQVKAEVSSGGRRLTIPLRAAFLVFIVLYYILIVAVETLFQNYSMTFVVEHLKWTKTKGTQISSVFWGAFSFGRFQGIFTANLLTAWKMLVVDFVFLSGAVIVLLIGAEKSDAVVWICLSVAGVFIASLYATGVSYTQQRIMTITGKIYATFMMSATSGAMINPLILGTLIEKFSPMWFVYLSVIITALCVIVFAILSVMVLKWGKKADPDYEGLLDRAVGKCIADCRRS from the exons ATGGCGGTCACAGAAGTAGAGTACAGACTGGATAAAG ACATATCCGATTCCGAAATGACGGAGTGTGAACTGGCAACAATAGATGGCACTGGCAATGCTACGAAATCCGAAAGGAAGAATGGACCGAAAGCAGACAGACGCAGGTTTTTACTCAAGTTAATGATGACATCATTCTCCTACTACCCGCATAGCTGTTGT GGTTTGCTGCTGGGTTCCGGGGGTCCTGCCTTCCTGGACCTCATCCAAATCACCAACTCTAATGTGGAAGAGGGGTCCATATTTTTCACGGCACAGTATCTGGGTATCCTCGTCATGGGAACCGTGGTCGGCACGCTCTATGACCGCTTCAAGGCCGAGCCTCTTATGTTTGCCTCCATTTGCATGACTGCCGGTATCAACATAGCGATTCCATATTGTTCCTCCAGCATGTGGCTGATGGCCGTGGTCAATGGACTAAAAGGAGCCACAATGGGGATTATATTCACAG GTTGCGGCGTAATTGTTGTCCGAGTTTGGGGGAAGAAAGACGGTGGTCCCTATATGCAGGCTCTCCATTTTGCCTATTCTGTCGGAGGAGTTATCGCCCCTTTCATAATGCGACCATTTCTGGCACCACGTTATGAGGTCGCACTGAACAATCAGACCTACAACGAGACGTTGAAAGTGTTGCCACACGTTTCTGGTGAGCGTAAGACCGTTAACAACGTTACTATGGTGAACTATTTCGGAGACACACACGTTCAAAACGGCTTTCTAATCATTGGATTAATCACATTAACTTCTGCCTTTCCTTTCCTGATCATGATCCTCCGCCGATACCACGTGACCCCGCATTATTATGACCAAGATCTGGCTGCACCAGCAGAAACAGAACAGGTAAAGGCGGAAGTGTCGTCCGGTGGCCGACGTTTGACAATTCCTTTGCGAGCAGCGTTCTTGGTGTTCATCGTCTTGTACTACATCCTCATCGTGGCGGTTGAAACGCTGTTCCAGAACTACAGTATGACCTTTGTGGTAGAACACCTCAAATGGACTAAGACCAAAGGAACACAGATATCGTCTGTGTTTTGGGGAGCATTTTCCTTCGGTCGTTTTCAGGGTATTTTCACGGCTAACCTTTTGACGGCATGGAAAATGCTAGTGGTCGATTTTGTCTTTCTGTCCGGCGCCGTCATTGTGCTGTTGATCGGGGCAGAGAAAAGTGACGCGGTAGTGTGGATTTGCCTCTCCGTCGCAGGGGTGTTCATCGCTAGTCTGTACGCCACCGGCGTGTCCTACACGCAACAACGGATCATGACCATTACCGGCAAGATCTACGCCACTTTCATGATGTCAGCCACTTCCGGCGCCATGATCAACCCGCTTATCCTCGGCACACTGATCGAGAAGTTTTCTCCCATGTGGTTTGTCTACCTATCCGTGATCATTACTGCGCTGTGCGTCATCGTATTCGCCATCTTGTCTGTCATGGTGCTCAAGTGGGGTAAAAAAGCCGACCCTGATTACGAGGGGCTGTTAGACCGAGCTGTCGGCAAGTGCATCGCGGACTGTCGGCGATCGTAA